A DNA window from Aminipila luticellarii contains the following coding sequences:
- the ilvC gene encoding ketol-acid reductoisomerase, whose protein sequence is MIKKYYDADCNLGMLDGKTVAIIGFGSQGHAHAENLKESGVNVVVGLRKGSAHTAKAEAAGLKVVEVEEAAEAGDIVMMLVPDELAASIYKTQVAKHMKPGNALAFAHGFNIHYNQVKPEADIDVIMIAPKGPGHTVRSQYTEGKGVPSLIAVHQDATGKAKEIALAYASGIGAGRAGILETTFKEETETDLFGEQAVLCGGVTELMKAGFDTLVEAGYQPEMAYFECIHEMKLIVDLINSGGFEMMRYSISNTAEYGDYRTGKRLITEETRKEMKKVLSEIQDGTFASEFIQEFNAGGQAKFLATRRKETEHLLVKVGGELRKMMSWLKK, encoded by the coding sequence ATGATAAAAAAGTATTATGATGCAGATTGTAACTTAGGAATGTTAGACGGGAAGACCGTTGCAATAATCGGATTTGGGAGCCAGGGTCACGCCCACGCTGAAAACTTGAAAGAAAGCGGAGTAAATGTGGTTGTAGGTCTTAGAAAAGGCTCCGCCCACACAGCAAAAGCAGAAGCTGCCGGCCTTAAGGTCGTGGAAGTAGAAGAAGCAGCAGAAGCCGGTGATATAGTTATGATGTTAGTTCCGGATGAACTTGCCGCATCCATTTACAAGACACAGGTAGCAAAGCATATGAAGCCGGGCAATGCATTGGCATTTGCACATGGATTTAATATCCATTATAATCAGGTTAAGCCGGAAGCAGATATTGACGTCATCATGATCGCGCCTAAAGGACCGGGTCATACGGTAAGAAGTCAATATACAGAAGGAAAAGGCGTTCCGTCTTTGATTGCTGTGCATCAGGATGCTACGGGAAAGGCAAAGGAAATCGCGTTGGCCTATGCTTCCGGAATCGGAGCAGGAAGAGCCGGTATCCTTGAAACAACCTTTAAGGAAGAAACAGAAACAGACTTATTCGGAGAACAAGCTGTACTTTGCGGCGGCGTTACTGAATTAATGAAGGCTGGTTTCGATACGCTGGTAGAAGCCGGATATCAGCCAGAAATGGCATACTTTGAATGTATTCATGAAATGAAGCTGATTGTTGACCTGATTAACAGCGGCGGCTTTGAAATGATGAGATACTCCATCTCCAATACAGCTGAATATGGAGATTACAGAACAGGAAAGCGATTGATTACAGAAGAGACTCGTAAGGAAATGAAGAAGGTTCTTTCTGAAATTCAGGACGGTACTTTTGCCAGCGAATTCATTCAGGAATTCAATGCAGGCGGTCAGGCTAAGTTCTTAGCTACAAGGAGAAAGGAAACGGAGCATCTTCTGGTAAAGGTTGGCGGTGAGCTGAGAAAGATGATGAGCTGGTTAAAGAAATAA
- the ilvD gene encoding dihydroxy-acid dehydratase, translating to MTRRSASVTQGIEKAPMRSLFYAMGYTKEELDRPLIGVVSAHSEIVPGHYHLDKIADAVKAGVRMAGGTPIMIPSIGVCDGIAMGHIGMKYSLASRELIADSVETMALAHALDGLVLVPNCDKIVPGMVMGAVRINLPTVVCSGGPMLSGLVDDEDISLSKIFEAVGARKANLIDDEKLEEFEQGCCPGCGSCAGMYTANSMNCLCEALGIALPGNGTIPAVHNGRMRLAKHAGMAIMNLVEKDIKARDIVNERSITNALRCDMALGCSSNSVLHLLAIANEAGVPLDLKRFNKESEKTPNLCHLAPAGETHMQDLNLAGGIPAVQSELAKKGMLDLDVITATGQTLGENIKNAKNKKPDTIRPIEKPYSETGGIAVLFGNIATEGCVVKRSAVAPEMLTHSGPARIFNSEEEAIDAIYKGKIVGGDVVVIRYEGPKGGPGMREMLNPTSALAGMKLDKTVALITDGRFSGASRGASIGHVCPEAANGGNIGLLEEGDIIEINIPEYSIHAKVSEEEFAKRKEHYVAPEPNIKTGWLGRYAKIVDSAAKGAVMKQEF from the coding sequence ATGACACGAAGAAGTGCAAGCGTGACTCAAGGGATAGAAAAGGCTCCGATGAGAAGCCTTTTTTATGCGATGGGTTATACGAAGGAAGAATTAGATAGACCCTTGATCGGTGTGGTTTCAGCACACAGCGAAATCGTGCCGGGGCACTATCACTTAGATAAAATAGCGGATGCTGTAAAAGCCGGCGTTCGAATGGCAGGCGGAACACCGATTATGATCCCGTCTATCGGTGTTTGCGACGGAATCGCTATGGGGCATATCGGCATGAAATACAGCCTTGCAAGCAGAGAGCTGATCGCTGACAGTGTAGAGACCATGGCACTGGCACATGCGTTGGATGGATTGGTACTGGTTCCGAACTGCGATAAAATCGTTCCCGGTATGGTTATGGGAGCAGTTCGAATCAATCTTCCGACAGTTGTATGCTCCGGAGGGCCTATGCTGTCTGGGCTGGTAGATGATGAGGATATAAGCTTGTCCAAAATCTTTGAAGCGGTTGGCGCCAGAAAAGCAAACCTGATCGATGATGAAAAATTAGAGGAGTTTGAACAGGGCTGCTGTCCGGGATGCGGATCCTGTGCCGGTATGTATACGGCCAACAGTATGAATTGCTTATGTGAAGCACTGGGGATCGCTCTGCCGGGGAATGGCACGATTCCGGCTGTTCACAATGGTAGAATGCGTCTGGCAAAGCACGCAGGCATGGCAATCATGAATTTGGTAGAAAAAGACATCAAAGCCAGAGATATTGTCAACGAAAGGTCCATCACCAATGCGCTCCGATGTGATATGGCGCTGGGATGCTCTTCAAACAGCGTGTTGCATCTGCTCGCTATCGCAAATGAAGCAGGTGTACCGCTGGACTTAAAGAGGTTCAACAAAGAAAGCGAAAAAACGCCGAACTTGTGTCATCTGGCTCCTGCGGGGGAGACCCATATGCAGGACTTAAATCTGGCAGGAGGAATTCCGGCAGTTCAGAGCGAGCTGGCTAAAAAGGGAATGCTGGATTTGGATGTCATCACCGCTACCGGCCAGACATTGGGCGAAAATATAAAGAATGCCAAAAACAAGAAGCCGGATACCATCCGGCCAATCGAAAAGCCTTATAGCGAGACGGGCGGTATCGCTGTCCTGTTCGGAAACATCGCAACAGAAGGCTGCGTAGTGAAGAGGAGTGCTGTAGCGCCTGAAATGCTGACGCATTCCGGACCGGCCAGAATATTCAACTCTGAAGAAGAGGCTATCGATGCCATTTACAAGGGTAAAATTGTCGGCGGCGACGTAGTCGTTATTCGTTACGAAGGACCGAAAGGCGGCCCGGGCATGCGAGAAATGTTAAATCCAACCAGTGCCCTTGCAGGGATGAAGCTGGATAAGACCGTAGCACTTATCACAGACGGAAGATTCAGCGGAGCAAGCCGGGGCGCATCGATCGGACATGTATGTCCGGAGGCGGCAAACGGCGGAAATATCGGACTCTTGGAAGAAGGGGACATTATAGAAATTAATATTCCGGAATACTCCATCCATGCAAAAGTCTCTGAGGAAGAGTTCGCAAAGAGAAAAGAGCATTACGTTGCACCGGAACCAAACATTAAGACCGGATGGCTGGGCAGATATGCCAAGATCGTGGATTCGGCGGCAAAAGGTGCAGTTATGAAGCAGGAGTTCTAA
- a CDS encoding zinc ribbon domain-containing protein, producing MKSIKPGRGPSMMSGLSSVFVGIFGVIWTIGAAGMGAPAFFSLFGIVFVGIAIVQAVYNFNNATSKDRFSEFDIVDETEESDPLQELVHKKTDTGSMPEKETSLDFEVSAFCPYCGAKLGEGFQFCSKCGKKMPE from the coding sequence ATGAAAAGTATTAAACCGGGCCGAGGGCCTTCTATGATGAGCGGATTGAGTTCTGTCTTCGTTGGAATATTCGGTGTTATCTGGACAATCGGTGCAGCCGGCATGGGTGCTCCTGCATTTTTTTCCTTGTTCGGAATTGTCTTTGTCGGAATAGCCATCGTCCAGGCTGTTTATAATTTCAATAATGCAACGAGTAAAGACCGTTTTTCTGAGTTTGATATTGTTGATGAAACAGAAGAAAGCGACCCTTTGCAGGAATTAGTTCATAAAAAAACCGATACAGGCTCTATGCCGGAAAAAGAGACTTCTTTGGATTTCGAAGTTTCCGCTTTCTGTCCATACTGCGGTGCAAAACTCGGAGAAGGGTTTCAGTTCTGCAGTAAATGCGGCAAGAAGATGCCGGAGTAA
- a CDS encoding late competence development ComFB family protein encodes MKIILKNIMESIVLQKLDETIDKLGCCTCDECRLDIASYALNLLPPKYVVTYEGEMYSKLDTLSLQYEADLLSALSQAAQVVSQNCRHKTPYASFKMEDIYEKY; translated from the coding sequence ATGAAAATTATTTTAAAAAATATCATGGAATCCATTGTTCTTCAAAAACTGGACGAAACAATCGATAAGCTTGGGTGCTGCACATGCGATGAATGCAGGCTGGATATTGCTTCCTATGCTCTAAACCTTCTGCCGCCCAAATACGTGGTCACCTATGAAGGTGAAATGTATTCAAAACTCGATACGCTTTCTCTTCAATATGAGGCGGATCTGTTAAGTGCACTTTCCCAGGCGGCACAGGTGGTTTCCCAAAATTGCCGCCATAAGACCCCTTATGCTTCGTTTAAAATGGAGGATATATATGAAAAGTATTAA
- a CDS encoding lipase family protein produces MIRKIKWLLTISTVVLFAFISANSGIAFASNNRELLFEQPSTQFSLDLAKLSLALSSAAYGDTSATIEKLLTSYGFTNDSIYDKDSYQKSSARDTDLAGYSFAHKTIQCGDRDFTLIAVVVRGTSGESEWISNFNINNSGSSPDVHEGFQKAEKALLSDLNAYVQALHCSPSSTKFLITGHSRGAAVANLLAAELSEGETLAPRTNIYGYTFATPNVAKIDPERYDLNIFNAVNPADIVTEIPLETWGYGKYGVTYSLPEKGQIDAADLASNQKVLIQFASMAPTVEDFNKIKPSFLSERAALIPTGDSSTHAPEVYMHQLDQINPEQLSKKIFDLQLELLPDTNYA; encoded by the coding sequence ATGATACGGAAAATTAAATGGCTTCTTACTATATCGACTGTGGTTCTTTTTGCTTTTATTTCTGCTAACTCCGGTATTGCCTTTGCATCAAACAACAGGGAGCTTCTTTTTGAACAGCCGTCCACTCAGTTCAGCTTGGACTTGGCAAAGCTTTCGCTGGCTTTAAGTTCAGCTGCTTACGGCGACACCAGTGCAACGATTGAAAAGCTGCTGACTTCTTACGGCTTTACGAATGATTCGATCTATGACAAAGACTCTTATCAGAAATCCTCTGCTCGGGATACGGATTTGGCGGGCTATTCCTTTGCCCATAAGACCATTCAATGCGGGGACAGGGATTTTACGCTGATTGCCGTAGTGGTCAGAGGAACCAGCGGGGAAAGTGAGTGGATCAGCAATTTTAATATAAATAATTCGGGCAGCAGCCCCGACGTGCATGAAGGTTTTCAAAAGGCAGAAAAAGCACTGTTATCCGACTTAAATGCATATGTACAGGCACTGCATTGTTCCCCATCAAGTACTAAATTCTTAATTACAGGCCATAGCCGAGGTGCGGCCGTCGCCAACCTGCTGGCAGCCGAATTGTCCGAAGGCGAAACATTAGCCCCTCGAACAAACATCTATGGATATACCTTTGCAACCCCTAACGTGGCAAAAATAGATCCGGAGCGTTACGACTTAAATATTTTTAATGCGGTCAATCCGGCAGATATTGTGACAGAAATTCCTTTGGAAACATGGGGATATGGCAAGTACGGCGTGACATACTCCCTCCCTGAAAAAGGTCAGATAGATGCGGCTGATTTGGCTTCCAATCAAAAGGTTCTGATTCAATTTGCATCTATGGCTCCAACGGTGGAAGATTTTAATAAGATAAAACCTTCCTTCCTGTCCGAGCGAGCAGCTTTAATACCAACAGGGGACAGCAGTACACACGCACCGGAGGTATATATGCATCAGCTGGACCAAATAAATCCGGAACAACTTTCCAAGAAGATCTTTGACCTGCAATTGGAGCTTCTGCCAGACACGAATTATGCTTAA
- a CDS encoding ATP-binding protein has translation MNKLHDLSTELNTLSIFRSILKDDAIKNFQELAVSTYSLESKDLVLHIYGDFVSKLFNKTSSLSRYITELVLNDENFYIIGKGAGKAFDPVIEAALKNELDVLTRLASLTPEDARSIINYKGFLPVWTNEPVDLTSLYMERIAKLPVSGYGIYAKYYAFVLSSDGIMPVAHPDPQRLSELPGYERERSLIIQNTLALIEGTGANNVLLYGDAGTGKSSTVKAILNEYKNKGLRLIEIKKDQLLELPSLLEMLSINPLKFILFIDDLSFSGNDDSFSALKAVLEGSIASRSKNVAIYATSNRKHLVKENMAERSGDDLHVNDTLQETLSLSARFGLTVTFQAPDQENYLDIVRHLAKEYKLTLPEKELCTKAEAFAIRNGGRSPRTAKHFVQLQAVMQLEGEDRDDTEN, from the coding sequence ATGAATAAATTACATGATCTGTCTACGGAATTAAATACTTTGTCAATCTTCCGAAGTATTTTAAAGGATGACGCAATAAAAAATTTTCAGGAACTGGCGGTTTCCACTTATTCTTTGGAATCAAAAGATCTCGTTCTCCACATTTATGGAGATTTTGTTTCGAAGCTTTTTAATAAAACCAGTTCTTTATCCCGGTACATTACCGAACTGGTTCTAAACGATGAAAACTTTTATATTATTGGGAAAGGTGCGGGGAAAGCCTTTGATCCGGTCATCGAAGCCGCTTTAAAAAATGAATTGGATGTACTGACCCGTCTTGCCTCACTGACACCGGAAGATGCACGATCCATTATCAACTATAAAGGTTTTCTGCCGGTATGGACCAACGAGCCGGTAGACCTGACTTCTTTATACATGGAGCGTATAGCAAAGCTTCCCGTGAGCGGATACGGCATCTATGCCAAATATTACGCCTTTGTTCTGTCTTCCGACGGAATTATGCCTGTGGCGCACCCGGATCCGCAAAGGCTGTCCGAGCTTCCCGGCTATGAAAGAGAGCGAAGCCTTATTATCCAGAATACACTGGCATTGATTGAAGGTACGGGAGCCAACAATGTTCTTTTATATGGGGATGCGGGAACAGGAAAAAGTTCGACGGTAAAAGCTATTCTAAACGAATATAAGAATAAGGGTTTACGGCTTATTGAGATAAAAAAAGATCAGTTATTAGAACTGCCAAGTCTGTTGGAAATGCTATCCATTAATCCGCTTAAGTTCATATTGTTTATTGACGATTTAAGTTTTAGCGGGAATGATGACAGTTTTTCTGCGTTAAAAGCAGTCCTGGAAGGAAGTATTGCTTCCAGAAGCAAAAACGTTGCCATCTATGCGACCAGCAACCGAAAGCATCTGGTTAAAGAAAATATGGCAGAAAGAAGCGGCGATGACCTGCACGTGAACGATACCCTTCAGGAAACGCTCAGCTTATCCGCCAGATTTGGCCTTACCGTTACATTCCAAGCCCCCGATCAGGAAAATTATCTGGATATTGTAAGACATTTGGCAAAGGAATACAAACTGACTCTTCCTGAAAAAGAGCTTTGCACAAAAGCCGAAGCTTTTGCTATCCGGAACGGCGGAAGAAGTCCCAGAACAGCAAAGCATTTTGTTCAGCTTCAAGCTGTGATGCAATTAGAAGGAGAGGACAGGGATGATACGGAAAATTAA
- the ilvA gene encoding threonine ammonia-lyase, translating to MLTLDKIYHAAYVLREVARKTDLILAPELSRENTIYLKTENLQVTGSFKLRGAYYKISQLSEEEKAHGIIACSAGNHAQGVALASQKNNIPCLICMPDGAPISKVEATRKYGAEVCLVKDTYDDAHAKALEIQREEGRTMIHPFNDEDVIAGQGTIGLEILEQLSCADAVIVPVGGGGLISGVAFAIKSLNPDCKVYGVQAAGAPSMYKAIKEQSMITLDSVNTFADGIAVKQPGDITYEMVSQYVDDITVVSEDEIAAAILALMEKQKLISEGAGAVSVAAAMFNKFDLHGKKVVCLVSGGNIDVSFLNRVVTRGLIMSGRRTTITVELADRPGQLLSVSEIISRCGGNVVTVYHDRSDPNMAINSCFLRVVIETRDREQAAQIKQELVKAGMQLVGEKPQ from the coding sequence ATGCTTACATTAGATAAGATATATCATGCGGCATACGTTCTGCGGGAAGTGGCCAGAAAAACAGATTTAATCTTAGCACCGGAGTTGAGCCGGGAAAACACCATATATCTCAAAACAGAAAATCTGCAGGTAACAGGAAGCTTTAAACTGAGGGGAGCTTATTATAAAATAAGCCAGCTCAGCGAAGAAGAGAAAGCACATGGGATTATTGCCTGCAGTGCCGGGAACCATGCACAGGGAGTGGCGCTGGCTTCCCAAAAAAATAATATTCCTTGTCTGATCTGCATGCCGGACGGAGCACCCATAAGCAAGGTGGAGGCTACCAGAAAATATGGCGCGGAGGTTTGCCTGGTAAAGGATACCTATGATGATGCCCATGCAAAGGCGTTGGAAATTCAAAGAGAAGAAGGAAGGACCATGATCCATCCCTTTAATGATGAGGATGTTATAGCAGGGCAGGGTACCATCGGACTGGAAATCCTGGAGCAGCTCTCCTGCGCGGATGCTGTTATCGTACCTGTGGGCGGCGGCGGTCTGATCAGCGGAGTGGCTTTTGCTATCAAAAGCTTAAATCCCGATTGCAAGGTTTACGGAGTACAGGCGGCAGGTGCGCCCAGTATGTATAAAGCCATAAAAGAGCAGAGCATGATTACGCTGGATTCGGTCAATACGTTCGCGGATGGTATAGCGGTCAAGCAGCCGGGGGATATTACTTATGAAATGGTCAGCCAATATGTAGATGATATAACGGTGGTCTCTGAGGATGAAATCGCAGCGGCTATCCTTGCTTTAATGGAGAAACAAAAGCTGATTTCCGAAGGTGCGGGAGCCGTTTCTGTGGCAGCAGCCATGTTTAATAAGTTCGACCTGCACGGAAAGAAGGTGGTCTGCCTTGTCAGCGGAGGCAACATAGACGTAAGCTTCCTGAACAGAGTCGTGACCAGAGGACTGATCATGAGCGGAAGGAGAACCACCATAACCGTGGAATTAGCTGACAGGCCGGGGCAGCTTCTTTCCGTGAGTGAAATCATAAGCCGCTGCGGAGGAAATGTGGTGACGGTATATCACGACAGGAGCGATCCGAATATGGCCATTAACAGCTGTTTCCTGCGGGTAGTCATAGAAACCCGGGATCGGGAGCAGGCAGCGCAGATAAAGCAGGAGCTGGTCAAAGCCGGTATGCAGCTTGTGGGAGAAAAGCCGCAATAA
- the hutH gene encoding histidine ammonia-lyase produces the protein MSITINGTHLTVEEVIRVARYDEEVTITPEAQAAVKKARDYVDKKLAEGAVIYGLTTGFGKFADTFISSDETADLQRNLIISHTCALGNGLPREVVRAAMLLRCNALSRGNSGIRPATLNTLVDMLNKGVHPVIPEKGSLGASGDLAPLSHMVLTMIGEGDAEYKGEIMPGAEAMKKAGIPVVQLAAKEGLALINGTQIMTAIGVNVLWDALDLLKVADIATAMTAEALNGIKKAYDHKVHDVRGHQGQKDVAENLLTLLKESDNAQDVNPNKVQDPYSLRCIPQIHGASRDAVQYVYDAVTREINAVTDNPLIFPDEDEVISGGNFHGQPMALAFDFLKMAIAELADVSERRTERLVNPQLSEGLPAFLTKHGGVCSGFMIAQYAAASMVSENKIYAHPACVDSIPSSGNQEDHVSMGTTAARTAAMILDNAQKVLGIELFAASQGIWLRGETGLAKGTQAAYDFIRQTVEPVEQDVIMHYELKKFDEMIKDHSIVEAVEKVVKLI, from the coding sequence ATGAGCATTACAATTAATGGTACACATTTAACGGTTGAAGAGGTTATCCGTGTAGCCCGATATGATGAAGAAGTTACTATTACACCGGAAGCACAGGCGGCTGTGAAAAAGGCCAGAGACTACGTGGATAAAAAACTGGCGGAAGGTGCTGTAATTTATGGCCTGACAACAGGCTTTGGTAAGTTTGCGGATACCTTCATATCCAGCGACGAAACGGCGGATTTACAAAGAAATTTGATTATAAGCCACACCTGTGCATTAGGCAACGGACTGCCCAGAGAGGTTGTCAGAGCCGCAATGCTGCTGAGATGCAATGCACTTTCACGGGGAAACTCAGGGATTCGACCCGCTACTTTAAATACATTAGTGGATATGTTAAATAAAGGGGTTCATCCGGTCATTCCGGAGAAAGGCTCTTTGGGCGCGTCCGGAGATTTGGCGCCGCTGTCCCATATGGTATTGACCATGATCGGTGAAGGGGATGCAGAATATAAGGGTGAGATCATGCCGGGAGCAGAAGCGATGAAGAAGGCAGGAATCCCTGTGGTTCAGCTGGCAGCGAAGGAAGGGCTTGCTTTGATCAATGGAACCCAGATTATGACAGCCATCGGTGTAAATGTCCTTTGGGATGCCCTGGATCTTTTAAAGGTGGCGGACATTGCCACAGCTATGACAGCAGAAGCTTTAAACGGCATTAAAAAGGCGTATGACCATAAAGTACACGACGTAAGAGGACATCAGGGACAAAAAGATGTGGCAGAAAATCTGCTGACCTTGCTTAAAGAAAGTGATAATGCTCAAGATGTAAATCCGAATAAGGTTCAGGATCCATATTCACTGAGATGTATTCCTCAGATCCACGGAGCTTCCAGAGATGCCGTTCAATACGTATATGATGCTGTAACCAGAGAAATTAATGCCGTAACGGATAATCCGCTTATTTTTCCGGATGAGGACGAAGTTATTTCCGGCGGAAATTTCCACGGACAGCCTATGGCTCTGGCATTCGATTTCTTAAAGATGGCGATTGCAGAACTGGCAGATGTTTCGGAAAGGAGAACGGAACGTCTTGTTAATCCGCAGCTTTCGGAAGGACTGCCTGCATTTTTGACAAAGCATGGCGGAGTCTGCTCAGGGTTCATGATCGCTCAGTATGCAGCAGCTTCCATGGTTTCAGAAAATAAAATTTATGCACATCCGGCCTGCGTGGATTCCATTCCGTCTTCCGGAAATCAGGAGGATCACGTAAGTATGGGAACAACGGCAGCAAGGACTGCGGCGATGATTCTGGATAATGCACAAAAGGTTCTCGGTATTGAATTGTTTGCCGCATCTCAGGGAATCTGGCTGAGAGGTGAGACCGGACTGGCAAAAGGAACACAGGCGGCGTATGATTTTATCAGACAGACTGTGGAGCCGGTAGAGCAGGATGTCATCATGCACTATGAATTGAAAAAATTTGATGAAATGATCAAAGACCACTCCATCGTGGAAGCGGTTGAAAAGGTTGTTAAATTAATATAA
- a CDS encoding urocanate hydratase, which produces MLDNKKIAEAMTVKLDAVLPEYPAFEEGKRRAPDRGFRLTPAQTKLALKNALRYVPEELHETLAPEFMEELKNYGRIYAYRYRPAGRIYGKPIDEYKGNCIEGKAFQVMIDNNLDFEIALYPYELVTYGETGQPCQNWLQYRLIKKYLEELTDHQTLVLESGHPLGLFPSKPNAPRVIITNSMMIGMFDNLEDWEIAEEMGVANYGQMTAGGWMYIGPQGIVHGTFNTILNAGRKYLGVPEQGDLTGHTFVSSGLGGMSGAQPKAANIAKAVGIFAEVDLSRIQTRYDQGWVDVILEDLDEVFKLAEEKLKAKESISIAYHGNIVDLLERAAEVGFKMDLLSDQTSCHNVYNGGYCPVGLTFEERTELLHKDREEFCKKVDQSLHRHFQAIKKLTAEGTYFFDYGNSFMKAMYDAGIKEISKNGIDEKDGFIWPSYVEDIMGPMLFDYGYGPFRWVCLSGKPEDLDRTDKAAMDCIDPNRRFQDRDNWVWIRDAKENKLVVGTQARILYQDAEGRRDIALKFNELVREGKIGPVMIGRDHHDVSGTDSPFRETSNIKDGSNVMADMAVQCFAGNAARGMSLCALHNGGGVGIGKAINGGFGLVLDGSERIDKIIRSAMMWDVMGGVARRSWARNENALETSVAYNKNYAGKGHITIPYVASDELVDGIVAKYMK; this is translated from the coding sequence ATGTTAGATAACAAGAAAATAGCGGAAGCTATGACCGTGAAGCTGGATGCCGTATTGCCGGAATATCCGGCCTTTGAAGAGGGAAAGAGACGGGCTCCGGACAGAGGATTCCGGCTGACTCCGGCGCAGACCAAGCTGGCTCTTAAAAATGCACTCAGATATGTACCTGAGGAGCTGCATGAAACACTGGCTCCAGAATTTATGGAGGAGCTGAAAAATTACGGAAGAATTTATGCGTACAGATACAGACCGGCAGGAAGAATTTACGGAAAGCCTATCGACGAATATAAAGGGAACTGCATAGAAGGAAAAGCCTTTCAGGTCATGATCGACAATAATCTGGACTTTGAAATAGCCCTTTATCCTTATGAGCTGGTTACGTACGGAGAAACGGGCCAGCCTTGTCAGAATTGGCTTCAATATCGATTAATCAAGAAGTACTTGGAGGAATTGACGGATCATCAGACCTTAGTGCTCGAATCGGGTCATCCGCTGGGACTGTTCCCATCAAAGCCCAATGCGCCCCGTGTAATTATTACAAACTCCATGATGATCGGTATGTTTGACAATCTGGAAGACTGGGAAATCGCCGAGGAAATGGGTGTAGCAAACTATGGACAGATGACGGCAGGCGGCTGGATGTATATCGGGCCTCAGGGAATTGTCCACGGAACCTTCAACACCATATTGAACGCCGGAAGAAAATATCTGGGCGTGCCGGAGCAGGGCGATCTGACAGGGCATACCTTTGTATCCTCCGGCCTTGGCGGGATGAGCGGAGCACAGCCTAAGGCGGCGAATATTGCAAAGGCAGTGGGCATTTTTGCGGAAGTGGATTTGTCCAGAATACAGACGAGATACGATCAGGGATGGGTAGATGTCATTCTTGAGGATTTAGATGAAGTATTTAAGCTGGCTGAAGAGAAACTGAAAGCGAAGGAATCCATTTCTATTGCCTATCACGGCAATATCGTGGACTTGCTTGAAAGAGCGGCGGAAGTAGGCTTTAAAATGGATCTGCTGTCCGACCAGACCTCTTGTCATAATGTGTATAATGGCGGATACTGCCCGGTTGGACTGACTTTCGAGGAAAGAACGGAACTGCTGCATAAGGACCGAGAAGAATTTTGTAAAAAGGTAGACCAATCACTTCATAGGCATTTTCAGGCGATTAAAAAGCTGACGGCGGAAGGAACCTATTTCTTTGACTATGGAAATTCCTTTATGAAGGCCATGTATGATGCGGGGATTAAGGAAATATCCAAGAACGGTATCGATGAAAAGGACGGGTTCATTTGGCCTTCCTATGTAGAAGATATTATGGGGCCTATGCTGTTCGACTATGGATACGGGCCGTTCAGGTGGGTTTGTCTGTCAGGAAAGCCAGAGGATCTGGACAGAACAGATAAGGCCGCTATGGATTGTATCGACCCGAACCGAAGATTCCAGGACAGAGATAACTGGGTATGGATTCGGGATGCAAAAGAAAACAAGCTGGTGGTAGGCACACAGGCCAGAATCCTGTATCAGGATGCAGAGGGCAGAAGAGACATTGCCCTTAAGTTTAATGAATTGGTTCGGGAAGGCAAGATCGGACCGGTCATGATCGGACGAGATCATCACGATGTGAGCGGAACCGATTCGCCGTTCAGAGAAACCTCCAACATTAAAGACGGAAGCAATGTCATGGCCGACATGGCTGTTCAATGCTTTGCCGGAAATGCGGCCAGAGGAATGAGCTTATGCGCTCTTCATAACGGCGGCGGCGTGGGAATCGGCAAAGCCATTAACGGCGGGTTCGGACTTGTGCTGGACGGAAGCGAAAGAATCGATAAGATCATCCGATCTGCTATGATGTGGGATGTAATGGGCGGCGTGGCCAGAAGAAGCTGGGCGAGAAATGAGAACGCCCTTGAAACGTCGGTCGCATACAATAAAAACTATGCGGGCAAGGGTCATATTACGATCCCTTATGTGGCAAGCGATGAACTGGTAGACGGTATTGTTGCAAAATATATGAAGTAG